In Kitasatospora sp. NBC_00240, the following are encoded in one genomic region:
- a CDS encoding aldehyde dehydrogenase family protein: protein MTVYQPPGQPGSIVTYRPRYEHWIGGEWRPPVRGQYFQNPTPVTGEIFCEVARGTAEDIEAALDAAHAAAPAWGRTSPADRAQVLLRIADRMAGHLEELAVAESWENGKPVRETLAADLPLAVDHLRYFAGALRAQEGGLSQIDDDTVAYHFHEPLGVVGQIIPWNFPLLMAVWKLAPALAAGNTVVLKPAEQTPASVLLLVDLIADLLPAGVLNVVSGFGVEAGKPLASSSRVRKIAFTGETTTGRLILQYASGNLIPVSLELGGKSPNLFFADVAAEQDAFYDKALEGFAMFALNQGEVCTCPSRALIQSSIYDRFLGDGLERVRAMRQGNPLDTDTQVGAQASNDQLEKILAYIEIGQAEGAKVLAGGERADLGGALAGGYYVAPTVFEGDNSMRIFQEEIFGPVVAVTRFDDFADGIEIANDTLYGLGAGVWSRDGSVAYRAGRAIQAGRVWTNCYHAYPAHAAFGGYKNSGIGRETHRVALEHYQQTKNLLVSYSPQALGFF, encoded by the coding sequence ATGACGGTCTACCAGCCCCCGGGACAGCCCGGAAGCATCGTCACCTACCGCCCCCGGTACGAGCACTGGATCGGCGGCGAGTGGCGGCCCCCGGTCCGCGGGCAGTACTTCCAGAACCCGACCCCGGTGACCGGGGAGATATTCTGCGAGGTCGCCCGGGGCACCGCCGAGGACATCGAGGCCGCCCTGGACGCGGCCCACGCCGCCGCCCCCGCCTGGGGCCGCACCTCCCCCGCCGACCGCGCCCAGGTGCTGCTGCGGATCGCCGACCGGATGGCCGGACACCTGGAGGAGCTGGCCGTCGCGGAGAGCTGGGAGAACGGGAAGCCGGTCCGCGAGACGCTGGCCGCGGACCTGCCGCTCGCCGTCGACCACCTGCGCTACTTCGCGGGCGCCCTGCGGGCCCAGGAGGGCGGCCTCTCGCAGATCGACGACGACACCGTGGCGTACCACTTCCACGAGCCGCTGGGCGTGGTCGGCCAGATCATCCCGTGGAACTTCCCGCTGCTGATGGCCGTCTGGAAGCTCGCCCCGGCCCTCGCCGCCGGCAACACGGTGGTGCTCAAGCCCGCCGAGCAGACCCCGGCGTCCGTCCTGCTGCTGGTCGATCTGATCGCCGACCTGCTGCCGGCCGGCGTGCTGAACGTGGTCAGCGGCTTCGGGGTGGAGGCCGGCAAGCCGCTGGCGTCCAGCAGCCGGGTCCGGAAGATCGCCTTCACCGGGGAGACCACCACCGGCCGGCTGATCCTGCAGTACGCCAGCGGCAACCTGATCCCGGTCAGCCTGGAGCTGGGCGGCAAGAGCCCCAACCTGTTCTTCGCCGACGTCGCGGCCGAGCAGGACGCCTTCTACGACAAGGCGCTGGAGGGCTTCGCGATGTTCGCCCTCAACCAGGGCGAGGTCTGCACCTGTCCCAGCCGGGCGCTGATCCAGTCCTCGATCTACGACCGCTTCCTCGGCGACGGGCTGGAACGGGTGCGGGCGATGCGGCAGGGCAACCCGCTGGACACCGACACCCAGGTCGGCGCGCAGGCCAGCAACGACCAGCTGGAGAAGATCCTCGCGTACATCGAGATCGGCCAGGCCGAGGGCGCCAAGGTGCTGGCCGGCGGCGAGCGGGCCGACCTCGGCGGCGCGCTGGCCGGCGGGTACTACGTCGCGCCGACGGTCTTCGAGGGCGACAACAGCATGCGGATCTTCCAGGAGGAGATCTTCGGCCCGGTGGTCGCGGTCACCCGCTTCGACGACTTCGCCGACGGCATCGAGATCGCCAACGACACCCTGTACGGGCTGGGCGCGGGCGTCTGGAGCCGCGACGGCAGTGTCGCCTACCGGGCCGGGCGGGCCATCCAGGCGGGCCGGGTGTGGACCAACTGCTACCACGCCTACCCCGCGCACGCGGCGTTCGGCGGCTACAAGAACTCCGGCATCGGCCGGGAGACCCACCGGGTGGCGCTGGAGCACTACCAGCAGACCAAGAACCTGCTGGTGAGCTACTCGCCGCAGGCCCTCGGGTTCTTCTAG
- a CDS encoding terpene cyclase, with amino-acid sequence MSDGSSLRNPFPHRRSPHTAEAAERHRAWLERHPLLHAEGAVGDTGYAHWEVVDLAALGYPDAGPEELALAADLMGFYFLFDDQFDGPLGRRPAEVAVICDRLAAVLHGAKPDPHSPAETAFADLWERSVLGMPARWRARAAYNWEWYFASHPAEAAGRISERPPDRDGYLALRRGTAAMETIFDMIERIGRFQVPLAAHHHPVLRQLRQLAADIPSLSNDVRSYPKEAPTGDVNNLVMIVRREHGCSAEAACALVTAEAQLMIGRCTDLVTQLPETYLALGLSPADRALAHRYAQGLTDWLAGYLHWEARTGRYRVS; translated from the coding sequence ATGTCCGACGGCAGCTCACTTCGCAATCCTTTCCCGCATCGGCGCAGTCCCCACACCGCCGAGGCAGCCGAACGCCATCGTGCCTGGCTGGAGCGGCACCCGCTGCTCCACGCCGAGGGCGCCGTGGGTGACACCGGCTACGCACACTGGGAGGTCGTCGACCTCGCCGCTCTCGGCTACCCCGACGCCGGGCCCGAGGAACTCGCCCTGGCCGCAGACCTGATGGGCTTCTACTTCCTCTTCGACGACCAGTTCGACGGGCCGCTCGGCCGCCGGCCCGCCGAGGTGGCGGTCATCTGCGACCGGCTCGCAGCAGTACTCCACGGCGCGAAGCCCGATCCGCACTCCCCTGCCGAGACCGCGTTCGCCGACCTCTGGGAGCGCAGCGTCCTCGGCATGCCCGCCCGCTGGAGAGCGCGCGCCGCCTACAACTGGGAGTGGTACTTCGCCAGTCACCCCGCCGAGGCGGCCGGCCGGATCTCCGAGAGACCCCCGGACCGTGACGGCTACCTCGCGCTGCGCCGCGGGACCGCCGCCATGGAGACCATTTTCGACATGATCGAACGCATCGGCCGCTTCCAGGTCCCGCTGGCCGCCCACCACCACCCGGTGCTGCGCCAGCTCCGCCAGCTGGCCGCCGACATACCGTCACTCAGCAACGACGTCCGCTCCTACCCCAAGGAGGCCCCCACCGGCGACGTCAACAACCTGGTGATGATCGTCCGGCGGGAGCACGGCTGCTCGGCCGAGGCGGCCTGCGCGCTGGTCACCGCCGAGGCCCAGCTGATGATCGGCCGCTGCACCGATCTGGTCACCCAACTCCCCGAGACCTACCTGGCGTTGGGCCTGAGCCCGGCCGATCGGGCGCTGGCGCACCGGTACGCCCAGGGCCTGACCGACTGGCTGGCCGGATACCTGCACTGGGAAGCCAGGACCGGACGCTACCGGGTGTCCTGA